A stretch of Rhododendron vialii isolate Sample 1 chromosome 4a, ASM3025357v1 DNA encodes these proteins:
- the LOC131323991 gene encoding uncharacterized protein LOC131323991 — protein MEEETVLHTKFVKLSLAEESFKKQKSRVQWLSLGDQNSRFFHQKLKSHCSRSKILSLIDGSSTRLIDPEAIKGEILGYYMGLLGTPFAQKEIVKNYPREGGNPRCAIKMDLMKAYDLVDWDVLLNIMRTMEFPSQFISWLQVCITSPMFSVVINGELEGFFPRKRGLRQGVDEITKAYLSTILAIPMGTLLVKYLGVPPISTSLKADCAQLKEKFLSRIQSWRIKPLLGDIERILRSFFWSGPELKTSGTKVAWQFVCAPKEEGGLGFRLLKDWNSASMLRHLWALCVKSDTLWLKWIHTYIIKDQSLWRVKIPNEASWTIRKIFNLRDLAQPWIKYVIGDGSSTFLWIDNWHALGPLYQKFGDVIAVDRGRSLLTKVSIPLYIKCHKLPSQNGVTTMLDWGLSMPVYMPQSQPA, from the exons ATGGAAGAGGAAACAGTGCTGCATACTAAGTTTGTAAAGCTAAGTTTAGCTGAGGAATCATTCAAAAAACAGAAATCTAGGGTTCAATGGCTTTCCTTAGGGGACCAGAACTCTAggttttttcaccaaaaactaAAGTCTCATTGTTCAAGAAGCaaaattttaagtttgattGATGGTTCGAGTACAAGATTGATAGATCCTGAAGCTATCAAGGGTGAGATTCTTGGTTATTACATGGGTTTACTGGGAACACCTTTTGCTCAGAAG GAGATTGTCAAGAATTATCCTAGAGAAGGTGGCAACCCTAGATGTGCTATTAAGATGGACTTAATGAAGGCCTATGACTTAGTAGATTGGGATGTTCTGCTGAATATCATGAGGACTATGGAGTTTCCTAGCCAGTTCATTAGTTGGCTACAAGTTTGCATTACCTCTCCCATGTTTTCAGTTGTGATAAATGGAGAATTGGAGGGGTTTTTTCCTAGAAAGAGAGGATTACGGCAAG GAGTCGATGAGATAACCAAAGCTTATCTTAGTACGATATTAGCTATCCCTATGGGAACTTTACTTGTGAAGTATTTGGGGGTCCCTCCTATTTCTACTAGTCTCAAAGCTGATTGTGCTCAATTGAAAGAGAAGTTCCTTAGCAGAATCCAATCTTGGAGAATAAAACCTT TGTTGGGTGACATTGAGAGAATATTGAGATCCTTTTTTTGGTCTGGTCCTGAACTCAAAACGTCTGGTACTAAGGTGGCATGGCAGTTTGTGTGTGCCCCCAAAGAGGAGGGAGGTTTAGGATTCAGACTTCTTAAGGATTGGAATAGCGCTTCGATGTTAAGACACTTATGGGCCCTGTGTGTAAAGTCTGATACGTTATGGTTAAAATGGATTCACACCTACATTATTAAAGATCAAAGCTTATGGAGAGTTAAAATTCCTAATGAGGCTTCTTGGACCATTAGGAAGATTTTTAATCTTAGAGATCTAGCTCAACCTTGGATTAAATATGTGATTGGTGATGGATCCTCTACTTTTCTTTGGATTGATAACTGGCATGCGTTGGGCCCTTTATACCAGAAATTTGGTGATGTTATAGCAGTCGACAGAGGGAGATCTTTGCTTACCAAAGTGTCTATACCATTATACATCAAG TGCCACAAACTACCATCCCAAAATGGAGTAACAACTATGCTGGATTGGGGCCTGTCAATGCCTGTCTACATGCCCCAATCGCAGCCGGCCTAA
- the LOC131323990 gene encoding DNA-directed RNA polymerase V subunit 7-like, with the protein MIPIAAKKGGLQFSPESAEGGVFGVYHLKRGLDRKDVTRGGAGWVQFVFHVAYFPTYMTCYNSLFRQTIIFGELEFSGRVGFPINSLDGNGSVAHSSVVTCLLKELLLLKSTKEHGYFLAITKLKSIGNVEYEEESSDIFYPVAFFCRTFLPVKGDVMLGVVHKLYNRGVFLRCGPMQFVYLSAAKMPNFHYV; encoded by the exons ATGATCCCGATTGCGGCCAAGAAGGGAGGTCTTCAATTCTCTCCCGAGAGTGCTGAAGGTGGGGTATTTGGGGTATATCACTTGAAACGGGGCTTGGACAGAAAGGATGTGACGCGGGGTGGGGCTGGATGG GTACAATTTGTATTCCACGTAGCATATTTCCCTACGTATATGACCTGCTACAACTCACTTTTTAGGCaa ACGATTATATTCGGTGAACTTGAATTTAGTGGGCGTGTGGGTTTTCCAATCAATAGCCTAGATGGAAATGGATCGGTGGCCCACAGTTCAGTTGTAACCTGCCTCTTAAAAGAATTGCTACTCTTGAAGTCCACCAAGGAGCACGGTTACTTCCTTGCCATAACCAAATTGAAGAGCATAGGCAATGTTGAGTATGAAGAGGAATCAAGCGACATCTTCTATCCAGTGGCCTTCTTTTGCCGTACATTCCTACCTGTCAAAGGAGATGTCATGCTAGGAGTCGTTCACAAGTTATATAATAGGGGGGTCTTCCTGAGATGCGGGCCCATGCAATTCGTCTATCTATCGGCTGCAAAGATGCCGAATTTCCACTACGTCTGA